A single Meles meles chromosome 20, mMelMel3.1 paternal haplotype, whole genome shotgun sequence DNA region contains:
- the LOC123933022 gene encoding ribonuclease H2 subunit A isoform X2: MVYAICYCPLSRLANLEALKVADSKTLSESERDRLFVKMEEDGDFVGWALDVLSPNLISTSMLGRVKYNLNSLSHDTAIGLVQYALDQGVKVAQVFVDTVGPPETYQEQLQQHFPSIAVTVKAKADALYPVVSAASICAKVARDQAVKNWHFVEDLQGLDADYGSGYPNDPKTKAWLRKHVEPVFGFPQFVRFSWRTAQSILEMEAEGVLWEDSPTGDQEGPGRIMSYFSKSPQTLPRLPHRYFQERGLESATTL, encoded by the exons ATGGTCTACGCCATCTGTTACTGCCCCCTGTCCCGCCTGGCAAATCTGGAAGCCCTGAAAGTGGCAG ACTCAAAGACCCTATCGGAGAGCGAGCGGGACAGGCTCTTTGTGAAAATGGAGGAGGACGGGGACTTTGTGGGCTGGGCATTGGACGTGCTGTCTCCAAACCTCATCTCTACCAGCATGCTTGGGCG GGTCAAGTACAACCTGAATTCCCTATCCCATGATACAGCCATTGGGCTGGTGCAGTATGCCTTGGATCAGGGTGTGAAAGTTGCCCAG GTATTTGTGGACACTGTAGGGCCGCCAGAGACCTATCAGGAGCAGCTGCAGCAGCACTTTCCCAGCATTGCGGTGACAGTCAAGGCCAAGGCGGATGCTCTCTACCCTGTGGTCAGCGCTGCCAGCATCTGCGCCAAG GTAGCCCGAGACCAGGCTGTAAAGAACTGGCACTTTGTGGAAGATCTCCAGGGCCTGGACGCGGACTATGGCTCCGGGTACCCCAATG ATCCCAAGACAAAAGCGTGGTTGAGGAAGCACGTGGAGCCTGTGTTCGGCTTCCCCCAGTTTGTCCGGTTCAGCTGGCGCACAGCCCAGAGCATCCTGGAGATGGAGGCCGAAGGCGTTCTGTG GGAGGACTCGCCGACGGGGGACCAGGAGGGACCCGGGAGGATCATGTCCTACTTCAGCAAAAGCCCCCAAACCCTCCCGCGCCTCCCACACCGGTACTTCCAGGAGCGAGGCCTGGAGTCGGCCACCACTCTCTAG
- the RTBDN gene encoding retbindin, which yields MAYRGHTRPKGLTWALRLTLAWILLGACGGSRPLPAMSWRHHKLAADLGTSQLHLAEMDTPEALDPGMAPQRCGDPSPRCESFLGHLQVALHNRFRLLLLGIRQAQPLCSELCDVWFATCESDITCGPTWLPILEKRGCEPGCPTYEQTFADGAELCRSVLGYAMPVAAPGASHCLNISISVLPGSRQEGKAREITFLRSRRSRTWILDAAGSGSGSGSGSGP from the exons ATGGCCTACAGGGGCCACACTCGACCCAAGGGCCTGACCTGGGCCCTACGACTGACCCTGGCTTGGATCCTGCTGGGAGCCTGTGGAGGAAGCCGCCCACTCCCAGCTATGTCCTGGAGACATCACAAGCTGGCAGCCGATCTTGGCACAAGCCAGCTGCACCTTGCAG AGATGGACACACCAGAGGCATTGGACCCTGGGATGGCCCCACAACGCTGTGGGGACCCGAGCCCCAG GTGCGAATCCTTTCTGGGACACCTCCAAGTTGCCCTCCACAATCGCTTCCGCCTGCTGTTACTGGGGATACGCCAGGCGCAGCCGCTCTGTTCCGAGCTCTGCGATGTCTG GTTTGCCACATGTGAAAGCGATATTACCTGCGGCCCGACTTGGCTCCCAATCCTAGAAAAGAGAGGCTGTGAGCCTGGCTGCCCTACCTATGAGCAG acctTCGCTGACGGGGCGGAACTTTGCCGCTCGGTTCTGGGCTACGCGATGCCGGTGGCAGCTCCTGGCGCCAGTCACTGCCTCAACATTTCCATCTCGGTACTGCCGGGTTCCAGACAGGAAGGGAAGGCCCGAGAAATCACCTTCCTGCGTTCCCGCCGCTCACGCACCTGGATCCTGGATGCCGCGGGCAGCGGGAGTGGCAGTGGAAGCGGCAGCGGCCCCTAG
- the LOC123933022 gene encoding thrombospondin type-1 domain-containing protein 8 isoform X3, which produces MAGSPADLLLPLLILLLLGTPAQVSRDYHYFGEKSGGDPWEELRRQHQEKEVEDSILGPWGKWRCFCDLGKQERSREVLGTAPGPVFMDRENLVQVRPCRQQDCSSCKPTDCDWRP; this is translated from the exons ATGGCCGGGAGCCCGGCTGACTTACTGTTGCCGCTTCTGATTCTCTTGCTGCTGGGGACCCCTGCCCAGGTCTCCCGCGACTACCATTACTTTGGCGAGAAGAGCGGAGGCGACCCCTGGGAGGAGCTGCGGCGGCAGCATCAGGAGAAAG AAGTGGAGGACTCCATCCTTGGCCCTTGGGGAAAGTGGCGCTGTTTCTGCGACCTGGGCAAGCAGGAGCGCAGCCGCGAGGTCCTGGGCACGGCGCCGGGCCCGGTGTTCATGGACCGCGAGAATCTGGTGCAGGTGCGGCCCTGCAGGCAACAGGATTGTTCCTCCTGCAAACCAACCGACTGCGACTGGAGGCCCTGA
- the PRDX2 gene encoding peroxiredoxin-2: protein MASGKAHIGKPAPPFQATAVVDGAFQEVKLSDYEGKYLVLFFYPLDFTFVCPTEIIAFSERAEDFRKLGCEVLGVSVDSQFTHLAWINTPRKEGGLGPLNIPLLADVTRNLSEDYGVLKKDEGIAYRGLFIIDGKGVLRQITVNDLPVGRSVDEVLRLVQAFQYTDEHGEVCPAGWKPGSDTIKPNVDDSKEYFSKHN from the exons ATGGCCTCTGGCAAGGCGCACATCGGAAAGCCCGCCCCGCCCTTCCAGGCCACTGCCGTGGTGGATGGCGCCTTCCAGGAGGTGAAGCTTTCCGACTACGAAG GGAAATACCTGGTTCTCTTTTTCTACCCGCTGGACTTCACCTTTGTCTGCCCCACGGAGATCATCGCTTTCAGCGAGCGGGCGGAGGACTTCCGCAAGCTGGGCTGTGAGGTGCTGGGGGTTTCTGTGGACTCTCAGTTCACCCACCTGGCTTG GATCAACACTccgaggaaggaaggaggcttgGGCCCCCTGAACATTCCCCTGCTGGCTGATGTAACCAGAAATTTATCTGAAGATTATGGCGTGCTGAAGAAAGATGAGGGCATTGCCTACAG GGGCCTCTTTATCATCGATGGCAAGGGTGTCCTTCGCCAGATCACTGTCAATGATTTGCCCGTGGGGCGCTCTGTGGATGAAGTTCTGCGGCTGGTTCAGGCCTTCCAGTACACGGATGAGCATGGGGAAG TCTGTCCCGCTGGCTGGAAGCCAGGCAGTGACACAATCAAGCCTAATGTGGACGACAGCAAGGAATACTTCTCCAAACACAACTAG
- the JUNB gene encoding transcription factor jun-B: MCTKMEQPFYHDDSYAAAGYGRAPGGLSLHDYKLLKPSLALNLADPYRSLKAPGARGPGPEGSGGSSYFSGQGSDTGASLKLASSELERLIVPNSNGVITTTPTPPGQYFYPRGGGSGGGAGGAGGGVTEEQEGFADGFVKALDDLHKMNHVTPPNVSLGASSGPPAGPGGVYAGPEPPPVYTNLNSYSPASAPSGGAGAAVGTGSSYPTATISYLPHAPPFAGGHPAQLGLGRAASTFKEEPQTVPEARSRDATPPVSPINMEDQERIKVERKRLRNRLAATKCRKRKLERIARLEDKVKTLKAENAGLSSTAGLLREQVAQLKQKVMTHVSNGCQLLLGVKGHAF; this comes from the coding sequence ATGTGCACTAAAATGGAACAGCCCTTCTACCACGACGACTCATACGCAGCAGCGGGATACGGCCGGGCTCCGGGCGGCCTTTCTCTACACGACTACAAACTCCTGAAACCCAGCCTGGCTCTCAACCTGGCCGACCCCTACCGAAGTCTCAAAGCACCCGGGGCGCGGGGCCCGGGACCAGAGGGCAGCGGCGGCAGCAGCTACTTTTCCGGCCAGGGTTCGGACACAGGCGCATCGCTCAAGCTTGCCTCATCGGAGCTGGAGCGCCTGATCGTCCCCAACAGCAACGGAGTGATCACGACGACACCCACGCCTCCGGGACAGTACTTTTACCCCCGCGGGGGAGGCAGCGGTGGAGGTGCGGGGGGCGCCGGGGGCGGTGTCACCGAGGAGCAGGAGGGCTTCGCCGACGGCTTTGTCAAAGCCCTGGACGACCTGCACAAGATGAACCACGTGACGCCCCCCAACGTGTCCCTGGGCGCCAGCTCGGGGCCCCCGGCTGGGCCCGGGGGCGTCTACGCCGGCCCGGAGCCTCCTCCAGTCTACACCAACCTCAACAGCTATTCCCCAGCCTCTGCGCCCTCtggaggcgccggggccgccgtcgGGACTGGGAGCTCGTACCCGACGGCCACCATCAGCTACCTCCCACACGCACCACCCTTCGCTGGCGGCCACCCGGCGCAACTGGGCCTGGGCCGAGCAGCCTCCACCTTCAAGGAGGAACCGCAGACGGTGCCTGAGGCGCGCAGCCGCGACGCCACGCCACCGGTGTCCCCCATCAATATGGAAGACCAGGAGCGCATCAAAGTGGAGCGCAAGCGGCTGCGGAACCGGCTGGCGGCCACCAAGTGCCGGAAGCGGAAGCTGGAGCGCATCGCGCGCCTGGAGGACAAGGTGAAGACACTCAAGGCCGAGAACGCGGGGCTGTCGAGCACTGCTGGGCTCCTCCGGGAGCAGGTGGCCCAGCTCAAACAGAAGGTCATGACCCACGTCAGCAACGGCTGCCAGCTGCTGCTCGGAGTCAAGGGACACGCCTTCTGA
- the LOC123933022 gene encoding ribonuclease H2 subunit A isoform X1, with protein sequence MDLSELERDSAGRCRLNSPVPAVCRKEPCALGVDEAGRGPVLGPMVYAICYCPLSRLANLEALKVADSKTLSESERDRLFVKMEEDGDFVGWALDVLSPNLISTSMLGRVKYNLNSLSHDTAIGLVQYALDQGVKVAQVFVDTVGPPETYQEQLQQHFPSIAVTVKAKADALYPVVSAASICAKVARDQAVKNWHFVEDLQGLDADYGSGYPNDPKTKAWLRKHVEPVFGFPQFVRFSWRTAQSILEMEAEGVLWEDSPTGDQEGPGRIMSYFSKSPQTLPRLPHRYFQERGLESATTL encoded by the exons ATGGATCTCAGCGAGCTGGAAAGAGACAGTGCGGGCCGCTGTCGCCTGAACTCGCCTGTGCCCGCGGTGTGCCGCAAGGAGCCCTGCGCCCTGGGCGTCGATGAAGCGGGCCGGGGCCCGGTGCTGG GCCCCATGGTCTACGCCATCTGTTACTGCCCCCTGTCCCGCCTGGCAAATCTGGAAGCCCTGAAAGTGGCAG ACTCAAAGACCCTATCGGAGAGCGAGCGGGACAGGCTCTTTGTGAAAATGGAGGAGGACGGGGACTTTGTGGGCTGGGCATTGGACGTGCTGTCTCCAAACCTCATCTCTACCAGCATGCTTGGGCG GGTCAAGTACAACCTGAATTCCCTATCCCATGATACAGCCATTGGGCTGGTGCAGTATGCCTTGGATCAGGGTGTGAAAGTTGCCCAG GTATTTGTGGACACTGTAGGGCCGCCAGAGACCTATCAGGAGCAGCTGCAGCAGCACTTTCCCAGCATTGCGGTGACAGTCAAGGCCAAGGCGGATGCTCTCTACCCTGTGGTCAGCGCTGCCAGCATCTGCGCCAAG GTAGCCCGAGACCAGGCTGTAAAGAACTGGCACTTTGTGGAAGATCTCCAGGGCCTGGACGCGGACTATGGCTCCGGGTACCCCAATG ATCCCAAGACAAAAGCGTGGTTGAGGAAGCACGTGGAGCCTGTGTTCGGCTTCCCCCAGTTTGTCCGGTTCAGCTGGCGCACAGCCCAGAGCATCCTGGAGATGGAGGCCGAAGGCGTTCTGTG GGAGGACTCGCCGACGGGGGACCAGGAGGGACCCGGGAGGATCATGTCCTACTTCAGCAAAAGCCCCCAAACCCTCCCGCGCCTCCCACACCGGTACTTCCAGGAGCGAGGCCTGGAGTCGGCCACCACTCTCTAG